One part of the Mangrovibacillus cuniculi genome encodes these proteins:
- a CDS encoding serine/threonine protein kinase has product METLWEQAAESLAKVKVNSNVNNEPVTISEVPSTLNCVGLGTDAAVFQHKEVPNYVYKLFADEKKHKVEIEKEVYEKLGPSEYFPTFYAAMDHCLVLSHEEGKTLYDCIVEGIHIPEQVVLDVERAREHVRQRGLNPRDIHLKNIILQNGRGKIIDVSEYVKPGNDFRWEHLKKGYEEYYHFFDGKPVPLWIVETVRKAYNQWNKHFS; this is encoded by the coding sequence ATGGAGACACTATGGGAGCAAGCTGCGGAATCTTTAGCGAAGGTGAAAGTTAACTCCAATGTAAATAATGAGCCAGTAACGATTTCTGAAGTTCCTTCCACGCTAAATTGTGTTGGGCTTGGAACAGATGCTGCTGTCTTTCAACATAAAGAAGTTCCTAACTATGTATACAAACTATTTGCAGACGAAAAGAAACATAAAGTGGAGATTGAAAAAGAAGTATATGAAAAGCTTGGACCTTCCGAATATTTCCCTACCTTTTATGCTGCGATGGATCATTGTCTTGTCCTTAGTCATGAAGAAGGGAAAACTTTGTATGACTGTATCGTAGAAGGAATTCATATCCCAGAGCAAGTCGTATTAGATGTGGAACGTGCTAGGGAACACGTAAGACAACGAGGTCTTAATCCAAGAGATATTCACTTGAAAAATATCATTCTTCAAAACGGACGTGGAAAAATTATTGATGTGTCCGAATACGTAAAACCAGGCAATGATTTTCGTTGGGAGCATTTAAAAAAAGGATATGAAGAATACTATCATTTCTTTGATGGAAAACCCGTACCACTATGGATTGTGGAAACGGTGCGTAAAGCGTATAACCAATGGAATAAACATTTCTCGTAG